ATCGTGATACACAGGAATATCTAGCTCTTCTTTGAGGCGCTTTTCGATTTCAAAGCAACGGGGGGCGCTAATATCTTCGAGGTTCACGCCACCAAATGCTGGTGAAATGCGTTTTACAGTTTCCACAATTTCATCAACATCTTTTGTGTTCAGGCAAATTGGAAACGCATCCAGTCCTGCAAATTGTTTAAATAGCATCGCCTTGCCTTCCATGACAGGCATCGCCGCTTCAGGTCCTATGTCTCCTAATCCTAGGACAGCCGTACCGTCGGTAACTACGGCGATCGTGTTGCATTTAATCGTGTAGTCATAAACCTTGCGCTTATCTTCGGCGATCGCCATACATACGCGCCCCACCCCGGGGGTATATACCATGGCAAGATCGTCCTGTCCTTTAACAGCTACTTTAGCTTCGAGATGGATTTTGCCCCCTTTGTGAATTTGGAAAGTACGATCATAAACATCGAGAACACGAATTTCAGGGACAGCCTTGACGACGGCAATCAATTTGTCCATATGCTCAGTGCTGTAAGCATTGACGGTAATATCTCGTACCGAAATCTTGCGGGTTTGTTGGATCAGGTCTATCTGTCCTAGGTTCCCTCCCGCTTCAGCCAAAACGCGAATGACAGAAGATAGCATTCCTGCGCGGTTGAGGAGTTGCACGCGAATGGTCAAGCTAAAGCTGGGATTAGGTGTTAGTTGTTGCATCGTGAGGAGTAAGTAATTGCATAGAGCCAAGCAAAGTTTGACTCTATGCAATGTTAACTGATTGTTTGTTAGAGTTGCGTTACAAATCACACGATTTTGTGAAAGTAACAGATTTCTACATTTGTCTATAGCAATCCTAAATAGGTTGTGAGAGTGCGCCCCTTCGTGGCGCACTCTCACAACACTCTTAACGTGAGTTCGATATAGCCATTTGCGGCGTGCGAAGCCCGCCGCAAATGGCGAAAAATGGTAAGAATCGCTTAGCGATTCTTACCATTTTTCGCTTTCGTCGAACTGACGTTCATTTAAGAGCGCTATAGCAATGGTCGGTTTTACTTGCAGCAATTACCGATCAAACTCAAAAAGATGAGTGGCGGCGCTTCGCGCCGCCACTCATCTTTTTGGGCTTATGTC
This genomic stretch from Pseudanabaena galeata CCNP1313 harbors:
- a CDS encoding NAD-dependent malic enzyme, which gives rise to MQQLTPNPSFSLTIRVQLLNRAGMLSSVIRVLAEAGGNLGQIDLIQQTRKISVRDITVNAYSTEHMDKLIAVVKAVPEIRVLDVYDRTFQIHKGGKIHLEAKVAVKGQDDLAMVYTPGVGRVCMAIAEDKRKVYDYTIKCNTIAVVTDGTAVLGLGDIGPEAAMPVMEGKAMLFKQFAGLDAFPICLNTKDVDEIVETVKRISPAFGGVNLEDISAPRCFEIEKRLKEELDIPVYHDDQHGTAIVVVAATINALKVVSKPIDTVRIVMNGAGASGIAVARLLREAGVKRIEMCDSRGCISKDRPDLTPEKHEFASDRSGSLADVIKGADMFVGLSVKGALTPEMVRSMAPAPIVFAMANPNPEIQPELVENDVAVIATGRSDYANQINNVLAFPGIFRGALDARVTQITTQMNLGAAQAIASLVSSSDLAPDFIIPSVFDPRVSHAVAAAVHAVARQQGLANA